From one Culex quinquefasciatus strain JHB chromosome 3, VPISU_Cqui_1.0_pri_paternal, whole genome shotgun sequence genomic stretch:
- the LOC119769326 gene encoding craniofacial development protein 2-like encodes MDPARAGLLARELHKLNVHVAAIQEVRWPGHGEREFTAVDPIANTSFKYHIYYSGGEKAMHGVGFVVIGDQKNRVIKWKVVNDRICVLRIKGKFFNYSLINIYAPTNDKPDDEKDAFYERLDKTYGECPRHDVKIVIGDANAQVGREAFFHPVIGKESLHPRTNDNGLRLVNFAAARGMAICSTFFARMNIRKHTWRHPNGESCTQIDHVLVDGRHFSDVMDVRSYRGPNIDSDHFLVACKIRARLSNVLTPRTARIARLNVQRLASSDVAAEYSRKLDERINEDAPTVIGTTRGRKPKGWFDAECQRVTDEKNEARKRMLVKGTRRNCERYSELRRAEKRIHRRKEREYDETVLAEAEAQYNANDKRRFYATVNGVRRKTTPSL; translated from the exons ATGG ATCCTGCACGTGCTGGCCTTCTTGCCCGGGAGCTGCACAAGCTGAACGTGCATGTGGCCGCTATCCAGGAAGTTCGATGGCCCGGTCATGGAGAGCGAGAATTCACGGCGGTGGACCCCATCGCCAACACCTCTTTCAAGTACCACATCTACTACAGTGGCGGCGAAAAGGCGATGCACGGAGTCGGTTTCGTAGTGATTGGGGATCAGAAGAACCGAGTCATCAAGTGGAAGGTGGTGAATGACCGGATCTGCGTGTTGAGAATAAAGGGCAAATTCTTCAACTACAGCCTGATCAACATCTACGCTCCGACGAACGACAAGCCCGATGACGAGaaagacgctttctacgagcgtcTTGACAAGACCTATGGAGAGTGCCCAAGACACGACGTGAAGATAGTCATCGGAGACGCAAACGCGCAGGTCGGAAGGGAAGCCTTCTTCCATCCTGTCATCGGCAAGGAGAGCCTTCATCCTCGCACGAATGACAACGGCCTACGTTTGGTCAATTTCGCCGCAGCCAGAGGAATGGCTATCTGTAGCACCTTCTTTGCGCGCATGAACATTCGGAAGCACACCTGGCGACACCCGAATGGCGAATCGTGCACACAAATCGATCACGTTTTGGTGGATGGTCGACACTTCTCGGACGTGATGGACGTCCGATCGTACAGAGGACCGAACATCGACTCTGATCACTTCCTGGTAGCGTGTAAAATCCGAGCTAGGCTGTCGAACGTGCTGACCCCGCGGACTGCGAGGATAGCGCGGTTGAACGTCCAGCGCCTCGCGAGCAGCGACGTTGCTGCAGAGTACAGTCGGAAGCTCGACGAGCGGATCAACGAGGACGCGCCTACGG TGATCGGCACGACCAGAGGACGCAAACCCAAAGGGTGGTTTGATGCGGAGTGCCAGCGAGTGACGGACGAGAAGAACGAGGCCAGGAAGCGTATGCTCGTTAAGGGTACGCGCCGAAACTGTGAGCGATACAGTGAGTTGCGAAGAGCAGAGAAACGAATCCACCGCCGAAAAGAACGGGAGTACGACGAAACGGTACTTGCCGAAGCGGAAGCACAGTACAACGCGAACGATAAGCGGAGGTTTTACGCGACTGTCAACGGTGTAAGAAGGAAAACCACGCCTTCCCTGTGA